cagctgagaaaattaatttatctcGAGCctaatgaattatttcaattctatatcaaaatattgtgctactgacattATTAGAATTGTCACAGTGATGATCAGAGACAGTGTTTAATCCACAACACTTAAGAGCACATGCACTGAGGCGTACCACAATATTTAATCCTACAATTTCTCAAATTAATTGCcctttttctcaaatgtaaagctTTTAAGGCCTTAAATTTGGCTACATCAAATTTAATACCTTAcctttttaaggatttaaagTCTACCGTCTACCCTGGTTTGTGTGTACACGCGTGCCGTGCGTGCttccgatcacaccgcttaccTCTTCTCCGCTGCTACACAGGCCGCTGGGTGTAGCCGCTGTAGCAATCCAAAGCTAGAGTTGCCTCATCtaccggactataactgtttgatttacctaaatctaaggTTGCCTGACGGTCgtgtactattttagagtaattacactgcaggttcactgagaaattattagaactggcTGAGTTACCTGCTGTTTTATATCAGTTGCTAACGCTAACCTCTGCAGCCAAATACACAtgcatatatcaatatatcgaGGCCGGAAAACTTCTgcgttcattttcatttatcgtccgggtaatttatttatttttcatatcgGCCCAGGCTTAAATTAGTGCTACATTACCTTGTTTCAGCAACGCTTGTTGAAACAGCATGAGGATGCTTTTGGTTCAGATGCTGCATCATTGAAGTCGTACTGCTGTGGTACGCCAGGTATTGTTTGCAGTAAACACATGATTGcacttgttttcttcatttttgaggaTGTAATTTTGACGTTCTCTGTCGCTTACTCTCCGCCAtggtgccaaaaaaaaaaatgcagaatgtTTGTTGCTCATTGATGACGCGCTACTGGTGTGCAGCCCCTGCGCGTACAGTGTGCGTCATAAGAATGTAACGATGCTTCGGGGGACAAGTACTTACAatcccctctgtctgcataaaagcagtgttggaacactgtACTTTAATGAGTCCAAAAGTTTAGAATACGTTTTGGTCTATAAATTGAttccatgatttatttttcaactcaaattgcttatttgttctatgctttcttttcagagtgcaatgacacaataaactgaatcattttcagtaaaaaaaaaaaactggaaaaagtgtggtgttcgaAAACTTTTGACTGGTAGTGTAGTTATGTGttatctgcgtagctctgataatcaaacTTACAGTTCTGTGGAATTTGTCCTAaacctaaaggaagcatataaagactaaacagaagaggtccaagaacagagccctgaggaaccccacaggacattggtaatctgtcagattcaaagtttccaatgcttacaaaataactttgctcctccaagtatgacttaaaccattgcattacttttccatttagtccaacccacgtttgcaatctgtgcaacaaagtTGCATGGtgcacagtgtcaaatgcagcactgagatccaatagaatgagaacaaatgtttttcctgaatcagtgttcaaccttgtGTCATTTAGCGCTTTGCTGAATGACTTTGCTACAAGTGCATATTTTCATACATATCTATTATTAATAAGTAAAATTATATTTGTTAACTTCTGCTACATATATGACACTCTTTTCAATTTCTAATGTGTGTAGTTATAAAAGTGACTGGAAAGCACACAAAAAGGGTATTTCTAAGAAATGTTAGTATGTTTAGGATTTGAAAATAATCAAACTATTTTGTTATATAATATTGAGttctgtcattttaaatattgcTTTATGGGATTAATGTGTTGAAACTGTTTCTGTATCACAATGAGGTTAAAAATAGGTCTGATTGTGTGATGCAGAATCTGCTTGATTCAGTTTGCTGTAGCTCACAAACAAAGACGCTTCAACATCACATGACTACAACGTTTTTTTTCATAGAAATGACTATACGAGATGTTAAATTCAGTGCCAGAAGCTGACAGTAATCAGGATACAAATATGCTATTGTAATATATCACAACTCACACGTATTGTTCAATGAAACCTCACATGGTGGCTCAAGATCTGTTGAAATTGTGTGAAGTCCAGGTTTGTTGCTCTACCAATGCTTAGCAGCACTCTGGTTCTGCTCACTGTGCAGGAAAGTGATCCAGCGATGGTCAAAAATAAAGACTCAAGTGTGACAGCAGAAGGTCAAAGGGTAATGGAGGTGGTGGAGAAAGAAGAAGGAGATAATTCACCAGAACAGGCTGAAGAGGAGAGAGTGAGTGCTGATGAAACAGTGATAACGCCTGCTCAATGTGACACTGCGGAGGTAAATCCAGATAAAGAGACATCGTCCCCAGCTGTTGATGTGAAGGATGAAGACAAAATAGAAGGACGGACATCAGAGTCTGCAGGTGACGAGAAGGAGAGCAGGGACACAAACAAAAGacaagaaaggagcaaatctgAGCAAGGAGCCAAAGAGGAAAAGAAAGTCGTGCATGGAAAAGAAGCAAAGGAGGGAAAGAAGAAAACACCAGTTAAGGAGGCAACTGCTGAGGTGAAAGACACAGGGAGCACTAAGGAGGCAGAAAAGCAAGGGACACCAAAGAAGAAGAGCACAgctccttcttcttctgtgggtCGACCAAGACCCTCAGCGCGCTCAATGAGAGCAGCAGCAAAGAACGACATCATCGCCAAGTTTCAGAAAGGAGCTCCAGAGtgagtagctgggtttccattacagattttcacaaaaatagAAATGATTTCTCAATGTCGACAAATTATAATTGCGCTCCGAAcctgtttccattgaaggttgttttggagcctcataactcccgtccgtgaaatctcatctagTGAGACTTTGCTgtaggaagacggacgctccaaacctcctttataacactctgcattcctttgttgtttcacatctaatgtggcagtaataatttttaagtttaatgcttagaaatgtctgggtctcctctcCTCTTTACACGTACtgcttcatgttttcttggagttAAGTGGTCATGTGCCCATGTACGTCATGTcctgtgacatgtatttgctGAAAAAGTGTTCCCATtgcacttttgcgacacattaaaattttgaaatgtctgaaattcctccttatgaaaatgtaaaaacctttttgcaatattggagtgttttttcaaaattcaggcaTTTCCAttacgctatttagattttgcgcatttccaagggtaatagaaACGCAGCTGGTGACAGCATGAAACAAAGCATAGTGAAGCATCAACTCAGGAAACGACTGTGTTTTTCAGGACACCACTACCACGAAACTTCAAAATCCAGAGGTCATCTGCTGCTGCGGCGACAGGATCTTCCATCAAACAGAAGATACTTCAGTGGTGTTGCAACAAAACTCGCAAATATGAGGTGAGTCCATCTTTGAAAGTATTACAGCAATGGTTGCAAAAGATTTCTTGTAAATTTCTGCGGAAACTTAAGATTGAGAATTTTAAGAATATGCAAAACtggaaacttttcatgggaataaTTTATTGGAATTAAGCAGAAAttaggagtaattttaaataactatcAGAATCTAACAAtatgcaaaacataacaaataaaaattgtaacACTTCATAATTTTCATCACgggcgactgtggctcaggaggtagaggggttgtcttctgatcgagaggttgggggtttaaTCCCACTGCTATACATATCTATGTGTCCAA
The genomic region above belongs to Gouania willdenowi chromosome 10, fGouWil2.1, whole genome shotgun sequence and contains:
- the smtnl1 gene encoding smoothelin-like 1 isoform X1, which gives rise to MEGGLATQETLESAETISPTDTNNNDQESDPAMVKNKDSSVTAEGQRVMEVVEKEEGDNSPEQAEEERVSADETVITPAQCDTAEVNPDKETSSPAVDVKDEDKIEGRTSESAGDEKESRDTNKRQERSKSEQGAKEEKKVVHGKEAKEGKKKTPVKEATAEVKDTGSTKEAEKQGTPKKKSTAPSSSVGRPRPSARSMRAAAKNDIIAKFQKGAPETPLPRNFKIQRSSAAAATGSSIKQKILQWCCNKTRKYEGIKIENFSSSWSNGMAFCALIHRFFPDAFDYSSLVPTERKKNFTLAFQTAESLADCCPLLEVEDMMMMGNHPDPMCVFTYVQSLCHSLTKIEKERKDKENEEKAKAGKEGQEKGKEREETSKEMKREEEESSEIEGVECQVEKEIDGEEVEEAATSGDALKGCEVEAAKAETETSC
- the smtnl1 gene encoding smoothelin-like 1 isoform X2 encodes the protein MISQDKLSSAHGTLRSFLFLLESDPAMVKNKDSSVTAEGQRVMEVVEKEEGDNSPEQAEEERVSADETVITPAQCDTAEVNPDKETSSPAVDVKDEDKIEGRTSESAGDEKESRDTNKRQERSKSEQGAKEEKKVVHGKEAKEGKKKTPVKEATAEVKDTGSTKEAEKQGTPKKKSTAPSSSVGRPRPSARSMRAAAKNDIIAKFQKGAPETPLPRNFKIQRSSAAAATGSSIKQKILQWCCNKTRKYEGIKIENFSSSWSNGMAFCALIHRFFPDAFDYSSLVPTERKKNFTLAFQTAESLADCCPLLEVEDMMMMGNHPDPMCVFTYVQSLCHSLTKIEKERKDKENEEKAKAGKEGQEKGKEREETSKEMKREEEESSEIEGVECQVEKEIDGEEVEEAATSGDALKGCEVEAAKAETETSC